In one Rutidosis leptorrhynchoides isolate AG116_Rl617_1_P2 chromosome 8, CSIRO_AGI_Rlap_v1, whole genome shotgun sequence genomic region, the following are encoded:
- the LOC139861281 gene encoding SNF1-related protein kinase catalytic subunit alpha KIN10-like — MDGSGRAEMFLRNYKLGKTLGIGASGKVKIAEHTLTGHKVAIKILNRSKIKNMESEEKVVREIKILKLLMHPHIIRLYEVIETPSDIYVVTEYVKNGELFDYIVEKGRLHEDEARSIFQQIISGVEYCHRNMVVHRDLKPENVLLDAKHNVKIVDFGLSNIIRDGHFLKTSCGSPNYVAPEVISGNLYAGPEVDVWSCGVIVYACLCGTLPFDDENIPNLFNKIKGEIYTLPSHLSPGARDFIRRLLVADPMKRITIPEIRMHPWFQAHLPRYIAVPPPDSMQQLNKTDEDILTKVIKMGFDRDGLVESLRNRVQNEGTVAYYLLLDNKFRKSNSYFGAEFQKHVEGYNCINENETAASAVAQRPAGYVNYQGANMRSQVERKWALGLQSRAHPREIITEVLKALHELKVCWKKIGHYNMKCRWDPSQHERTTINNGMRSLYFGDESTIIDADNTCSQPNVVKFEVQLYKTREEKYLLDLQRVNGPQFLFMELCVAFLAQLRVF; from the exons ATGGACGGGTCGGGTCGTGCGGAAATGTTTTTACGCAACTATAAACTCGGGAAAACACTCGGTATTGGTGCATCTGGGAAAGTGAAAATTGCAGAGCATACATTAACAGGACACAAAGTAGCTATAAAGATCCTCAATCGCAGCAAGATAAAAAACATGGAGTCTGAAGAAAAAG TTGTAAGAGAGATTAAGATATTGAAATTGTTAATGCATCCGCATATTATCCGCCTTTATGAAGTTATAGAAACACCATCAGATATTTATGTTGTTACGGAGTACGTTAAAAATGGTGAGTTGTTCGATTACATTGTGGAGAAGGGACGGTTGCACGAGGACGAGGCTCGCAGTATATTTCAGCAGATAATTTCTGGTGTGGAGTACTGCCACCGGAATATGGTGGTACACAGAGACCTTAAACCCGAAAATGTGCTGTTAGATGCCAAACACAACGTTAAAATTGTCGATTTTGGTTTAAGTAATATCATCCGTGATGGTCATTTTCTCAAAACTAGTTGTGGGAGTCCAAATTATGTAGCTCCTGAG gtTATATCTGGGAATCTGTATGCTGGACCTGAGGTAGATGTATGGAGCTGTGGTGTAATCGTGTATGCTTGTCTATGCGGCACCCTTCCTTTTGACGATGAAAACATTCCTAACCTTTTTAATAAAATCAAG GGTGAAATATACACACTTCCTAGCCATTTATCACCCGGGGCTCGAGATTTTATCCGTAGGTTGCTCGTTGCTGACCCGATGAAGCGCATAACGATTCCTGAGATTCGTATGCACCCGTGGTTTCAAGCTCATTTGCCTCGTTACATAGCTGTCCCTCCACCTGATTCAATGCAACAACTGAATAAG ACCGATGAGGATATTCTTACAAAGGTTATTAAAATGGGATTTGATAGGGACGGTCTTGTTGAGTCACTTCGCAACCGAGTGCAAAATGAG GGTACTGTTGCGTATTACTTGCTACTGGATAATAAATTCCGTAAATCAAACAGTTATTTTGGAGCCGAATTCCAGAAACATGTG GAGGGTTACAACTGTATAAATGAAAATGAGACTGCTGCTTCAGCTGTAGCACAACGTCCAGCTGGATACGTTAATTATCAAGGAGCAAATATGAGAAGCCAGGTGGAGAGGAAATGGGCTCTTGGACTGCAG TCTCGAGCCCATCCTCGTGAGATAATAACAGAAGTTCTGAAAGCTCTGCATGAACTAAAAGTATGCTGGAAGAAGATAGGACACTACAACATGAAATGCAGATGGGATCCTAGTCAGCATGAACGTACTACTATAAACAATGGTATGCGTAGTCTTTATTTTGGAGATGAGTCGACTATAATAGATGCCGATAACACCTGTAGCCAGCCTAATGTGGTCAAATTTGAAGTCCAG CTTTACAAAACTCGCGAGGAAAAGTATCTGCTTGACCTACAAAGGGTAAATGGACCTCAATTTTTGTTCATGGAACTTTGTGTTGCATTTCTTGCGCAGCTTCGCGTTTTCTAG